The window agtgtgtgtgtgtgtgtgtagtgggtgggAGGAATAGCAGCCCTCGTGCTAGCTAGGGACAACAATGCTTACATATGTTACAATTCTTGCAGACGCTTCTTCATCGTATTCCAATCCACGAGGTGGCGTCCATCAGCTACGtgaatgatgatgatgagcACCTGGTGTTCCTCAAGGCTGGTGATGCCTCTCGACTGTGCTGTCCCTGTTATGTACTCTGCTGTGACAAAAGGGTGAGCTCATTGAATATGCAGTGAAGCCTCAGAAATAGctgtaaaataaaataaattgAGGCGTTCAATTAGCAAAATAAATCAGGTCGGGTATAGACAATTCAATTTCGAAGCACGTAGATCTTAATTatcgtacatgtattactagaatattttgctggtgaaaacctttgcgaatgagccaaatcagcagaaaatttgaccctttgcgatgtaactattgcgttctggcaaggatcgtgtgtatttactagtactaatttaggttttgcggattttattgttgcaaattgatcaaccaccgcaaagttcgcatatgtttgatgctcgcaaaacattctagtaatacaggtACCAAAAAAAGTACATTTCTCAATGCTACTCCCACACGCTACACAGGGAGATGCTGAGGAGATGTGCACCATTCTCCAGGAGGCATTTCAGCTGGTCTACACGGAGGCCACCATGGAGCACTTTAGCGAGTCCATCAACATGGGAGAAAAGGGGCGTGGCTCTATACTCGTACCTGCCCCCCTCTCACCCATCAGGAAGCAGCAAATAATGCAGAGTAAGTGTGTACACGGGGAAACCTGCTATATATTGTAACACTCATATAGGGcccattataataattatccccTAAAGTCTTTCACATgcactaaccccccccccccccgaacCATAACTAttgttcataataattattatagtaaccctgtacattgtatacaatACTGAAACTCGCCAATTTTAATTTGTTCCACAAGCTATCTCTCGTACCTAGTTACCTATAGTACACTTAACAACATGCAGGCGAGAGTGGGGGAGAGTATGTGTCAGCAGAGCAACTTGTGCAAGAGTACATGGAGAGAGTGAGTTCATTATAATCATAGGGTAATTTCTCGAGGTTTGACACATCATGTAATTCATGTTACTCACTAGAAGTAATTCAGAAACTTATCCCTTACAGGAAATTGCATTGTACAATAGCAACAAAAAAAACAAACcagcgtacatgtataattatatgtacaatgACATGCTAATCGGTTCGTTGAAGTTATTTTGTCCTATTAGGCTCCATTGACTTTTATTCCTTTAGTCATTGTCCAGTTATCTGTATATACGGAACAAATGAAAACAATTTGTAATGTTTTGACAACTATAATCATCTTTcacacatgcagctacacAAGCTACTAGACTTCAAAGAACTGGGGGAATTTGCCAACCTACTCAAGCGTTATCGAGACAACTTACCAGTGGGAGAGTTTCTGCCCAAACTACGCAATCTTTATGGAGACAAGAGGAAGTTTCTCATTCCAGGTACACACATGTCCCTAAGCGTGATTAATTGATAAATAGGATAAACATGTGATAGGAAATGAGCCCACCAGTGAGTGAATACTGAAACTAACTTTGTTGCACTTCCTCTATATACTACAGGGCTAACAAATTACTTGTCTGTTCACACAAACACTGTTTAAACTTACTTCGTGAATGAGttcaccacacacatacaatgtcatgctgtttataattatatatagggatgAATCCGTTTATACCTGAGGAAGACAAAGAGGCATTCGAGAGTTATCTATGGGACAATGATTTGGAACCAGTAGCCACGGAGACGAGGCCCATTACACAGCCAACAGCAGCTGCTGCCTCGAAACagagtggaggcaacaaacgAGGAAGTGGTCGCCGGGGACACGTTGCCGACATTGACAAGTTTTTACACGATATAGACTCTCAAATGGACAAAGTACTCGAGGGTACTACTAACTTTTAGCCTTCTTAAAACTTGCACTCTTTAGACATTGTGTTTATTTACTATATACAAATTAATATTTATTTGCAAAACGAATGAAACTGAAATGGTATCGTATATACAAACTATTATGCACTATTAACGGACAACAAGTGTCGTTTCTGTTTTTAATTAAGTTATTTGTGTCTTGTGAGAgctacacaaacacattataGGGATAAATAACTTTCAAGAGTGGCGAATAACATACAAAGTTTCAATAGACATTACTAGAATAGTAGACATTTTTTGGGGGGCTTTTTTGAGTTTGTTCACAGTAAGACACAGCTAGAGTCTTGACAGGGTTTTACTTTTCTTGGTTTCATTTTGTCTgcattgttgtgtttgtgtttccTGTGAACATTGTTTGGCAGAGAGAGTGAGAGAGATAGTTGCTATTAGAGAGAGTGAGAGAGATAGTTGCAATTATTGTTACTACCGATTTGTTTTGAGAGTCTTCAGTCACGTAAAATCAGAGGGTAGAGGGACCATTATTTTacacgacataattatacggaaacagtacagtacatcttTTAGCTAATCGGCAATTAATtgatgtctataattattattttactaattataattatgccttttGAGCGAACAAATTTCCAACATGGACTCTCTCCACTTGCCAACTGTCAAACAAGAGAGAAAGTCACTTTCAAGGTTTTAGCAATATGCAAGTATGCATTATTCGTTTGTTAATTTCCATGATTATTGCATCTGTTAAAAAATACGGTGGAGCATTACTATTCCTCAAGAGTGACCGAATCATTTAGTAGGGACAAACCCATGCATCCATTCAGTAGCGAAATACATGCCATAAATATTACATCACATGATTTACAGCTGCTCAGTAGTGTCCAGCGGAGGGGCCCTGAGAGTAAGGGTGGTGTCGAGCTCCCTCCCTGCGACTGCTAGGACGAGGGGACTTCCAGTCACTGCTAGAGCCTGTAGGGGGAAGGGAGGAGGGGGGAGTTTAAAATACATTTCCTACACCTCTGTGTGTTTTGAATTACAGTACCTCAACAGATACTGATACCGTAGCCTTTAACAAAAGACAATAGAAAAATGTTGCTAGTGGTTACAATTACAAGAGAGGAGCTGTTGCAGATttttgcaacacatgaataaCAGTGCTGAGAGCTGtgcttccttatatggaaaaTGCGCTCCTACACTAAAGTAGCAAAACAGTCAAAATGTCCACATAAGGAATGTGTAACACTTGACGTTTTTTTTTTACtcgtgtgttgcaaagattctgcaactGCAGTACAATAAGGCTAGTGGCTAGTAACAATAACAAATGCTGTAATCCTGATGTGTAAACTATGTAACTAGGTAGTTTCCTTTCTGTCAATCTCGCCAAATACCCGAGTGGTCATTCTGACCTGCCTATCTGATTTGTGCGAAACACTgttgcatacatacatgtaatgaaCAGTAACTATACAACCTAAGCGAACCAAACCTAACCCTAATAATGTCTGAGTGCATGGAGCCACACGCAAGAGTGAGGCTCACGAGTGGACTATGTACAACAGTTCATTGCTGTGTGGCCTTGTGAGGGGAATTCCCTGCTGAGCTAGTAAAACACTAACCAGCAGAGAGAAGCAGAACTAAGCATCTGCCTCAACCACCTCTAAGCCAATAAAAAAATAAGAGGCTCCTACGATATTCAATGCTGTGACAGATACAAGGCACTTTTGTTGCATTTTCAGCACTACAGTTAATCTCCCAACACGcacaaacatacatgtacagttttaCCAACAGCAAGAAATGCCATAAACCTAAAACATGATTTGGACAAACCAATTCGTAACATGCTCCACCCATACTTACCATGATGGTAGTCGACAGTTCCTAAACTATCTCGTCCTCCATACTGGCCACTTCTGGGTGGCGGCTTATCGGCAAAACTGTAGTAGGGATCAGGATCACCAGAGTAGCCATCAGAGGGGGCGCGCCCGAAGTCAGCACTCCGCCTCTCCTCTCTGTATGGTGGCCGCTCTCTGTTCTCACGTCCAAAATCATCTCCCGCAGGAAGCCGGCTGGGGGAAAACATAAATTAATCCAAACCCCCCAAAATAATATCGAGCACTCTAATCCAGTAAGCGACATACATCTTGCATTCTATGTACGTTTGACTAACAGATTTTAGCCCTAGGGAGTTTACAAGGCATGCACGGAAATTGACCAGTACCTTGCTTCTTCCCGGGGCTCTCTCCAACCACCACTATACAGAAAAAAAGACACACTTTGAACTTAGATAAGAGATAAGAACCCACAAGGTTGACAGAACACCCCCCTCCCCATAACGacttgtacataattatggaaaaaTGGTCCATAAATATATCGAGTTATGCAAAGGACAAATGGACAATGTTGATACAAAAGGgaacttcataattatacactcttgTTTAAGCATCCTGTTGACTCACCCATCACTGTAAGGGTCGCCCATGGAGCGCCCCCCTCCAGACTGACCATGACCCCCTCGGCCACCACCCCGCCCACCAGCACGGGAAGAGTCAAACCTGGGCGCAACACAGGTGGTAATATAATCACCTAATTATAGCACACAAATAACAAttacctaataattattattcacttAATTGAAGACATGTGCATTAATTATCATGTGCTGTGATACTTGTACTGTTTGCAAACTCTACGCCCACACAGCAGGGCTTAAAAGTACAGTAGAGGCCAAATTACTGTTTTTCCCCATTTGCGTAGTACTCGTGCATTTTGTTTTGATTCTGTTGCACGCATACAGGGTTTTATCTAGTGGGGGAGGGAGCAGGGGTGAACCTTTCTCCCCTCCCCCCAAAtatttgtataataatgacatcatcacatcatCACATgagtactgtctatgatgtgcaatatgtaactagatctactgtgccCGTAATAGGGGGTAGCCAAACATTTGTGGCATGCCAAACCttctctctcccccccccccccccactcactCTTACCCTGGCATATGTACTGTTTACAAACTCTGCCCACACAGCAGAACTTCAGGCCAATTAGTAACATACAGGATTACCGAACATCATGCAATAACCGTTAAAATTCCTAGCTGTTGACCAACAGGAAGAGCATACTAAGATTTctactctctctctttctaGGTACTTACGAAGGTCCCCCTCTCCTGGGACCACCCCGTCCCCTGCCCCGACCACCAGGTGAGGGCATGAGACTGCCTCTACCACGTCCACGATGGGTAGAGCCTGGCGTTGACATGCGCGGTGGCCCACCACCGGCATTCGAATAACCTTCAATTATACGTGGATCAAGGTAGCGGGCCAACAGTGTGTCCGGTTGACCAGGTACCTGTAGGAGCAAAAATCATAATACATAGCAAAGTTAGGGTCGCCAGTTTTGCACTGTGAATGTATAACTATTGGATGCTCAGAGACTTGAATATAGGTTCCCACTTAGTGTCTTGACTTTCAAGTCACCAGTCAAGGAAATGAGTTCACATCATATGCACCACATTACGTATGAGCTAGCATTTTAATACGGGCAAGTCGAAATAGGAAACCTTTTAAGTACATGATAAGTAACAAAATTAGTGGGCGAAAATTCGAGATTACAGCTGAGATTATTCTCACAGGTGGTATAAGCATTTTGTCGATCTCAGACACTCCAGCAGCTAGCTTCATGTTAGCAAAGGGAGGCATGGCCTCTATCTGTATGTGGAGGTCATCCTTGAGGTGCTCGTACATGGGCTCGTTTGAATTCCTTAGCTCCTCTTCTCTCTTCCGATCTTTGATGGACCCTCGACCCAGGATGCTTATTCGGGTGCGAGACTCTGTCTGTATAGCCTTTAAGGTCATGCCCTTAGGCCCCAGGAGGCGACCCACCATATTGTGCTGTGGAAAAAAGACATtgtaattaatttttcaaTTAACAACGATTTCCCAGAAGACATAGTTACTGAGGAAACCGaaagtatgtatgtacatggaattaatataattactaCCAAagacattaattattattgcagagTCACATTTACTTATCATGTGCAGGAGCAAAAGGGCAAACTCACTTCTTTTTGAAGCTCCATAGGTACATAGATGCGTTCCACCTGAGGACTATTACCATTTCGCATGTAATACCCTTTCCCCATGTTCTTTCCTGAACTCTTCACGTTGGTAATTTCTGCGTAAaaaatacacacaataaaaTTCAACTAGGCATCGATAGAAACAATAATGGTAGTAGTAATATTTCCAGCCATTTATATACCTTCATTCAATAGTCTGAGTGAGTGCGCAAAGTTTGGGCCCAGTGAACCTTTCTCTGCCATAAGCTCTTCTAGTGTGTTCCCGCTGCCACTGCCCGTTGAGGGTAGGGGTTGAGGAGGGGCCCTATGGTTGGGCTCTTGGGATTGAGAGTCGAACAAGCCGGGGATACCACCACCTGTAGCCATCTTGGATAAGTGATTCTTTGGCACCAcgaggttgtgtgtgtgcatgcgcattaggCGCGGCTACCCTACCCGAGAAATTCCCCATTGACCACACCGCTCCCATAGATACAATCATACGATCTACACTGCTACTCCCCTCTCTTGTCACATTTGCACCAAGCTGCTAGGTATCTATCAATATCAATATATAGTGAGTGCCATATGCCATATTCATTGTAAATGTATGCACTTAAGTCACGTACTTAATATAATGACACATTGTTTTGTTGTCACCACACAACCATGTACATTGTTTTCCCTTCAGAGTCCCCAGCACGGTTAACGACTGTCATGCCTGTGAAAAACATATGCTGTATTGGGGCAGGGTATGTTGGTGGACCATCTTGTAGTGTGATTGCGTACAAATGTCCCGACATTCAAGTCACTGTTGTGGATCTGAGTCAACAACGTATCGATGCCTGGAATTCGAAAAATCTCCCGATTTACGAACCTGGACTTCTAGACATTGTCAAGGAGGTTCGCGGTCGAAATCTTCACTTCTCTACTGATGTTGAATCGGCGATTCTCAAGTCCGAGCTCATCTTTATATGTGTGAACACACCCACTAAGACCTTTGGTCAGGGGAAAGGAAAAGCCCCTGATTTGACGCACATTGAGTCCGCTGCCAGGAAGATTGCTGAAGTTGCTAAAGAGTCAAAAATCATTGTTGAAAAAAGTACAGTCCCAGTGAAATCTGCCGAGAGTATTGTTAAAATTATGAATCACCTTTGCCCTCAATTTGCAATGAGTGTTCTCTCAAATCCGGAATTCCTAGCCGAAGGAACAGCTGTGAAAGATCTGTTACATCCCGACCGTGTTCTGATTGGTGGAGATAAATCCGAGGCCGGCCACAGGGCGATTGCCGAGCTTAGTGCCGTATATGAACATTGGGTGCCCAAAGAGAAAGTCATTACAATGAATACCTGGTCGAGTGAGCTATCAAAATTGGCTGCCAATGCGTTCTTAGCCCAGAGGATATCTAGCATCAATGCAATCAGTGCTGTGTGTGAGGCAACTGGAGCTAATGTGGAGGAGGTGGCGAGTGCTGTCGGTCAGGACTCTCGAATTGGAAACAAGTTCTTGAAAGCCAGTGTCGGATTTGGAGGCTCGTGTTTTCAAAAGGATGTGCTCAATTTGGTATATCTCTGTGAAGTGCTTCATCTTCCCGAAGTGGCTGATTACTGGTACCAAGTCATAGCCATCAACGACTATCAGAGAAAGAGATTTGCCGGGAAAATTGTTGAGCGATTGtttcagacagtgagggggaAAAAGATTGTCATTTTGGGGTTCTCGTACAAGAAAAACACAGGTGACACTCGGGAGAGCTCAAGTATTCATATCTGTAAGCATCTGCTTGAAGAAAACGCTCAAATTGTAATATACGATCCGAAAGTCGAGCATGAGCAGATAAAGACGGATCTCACTGACCCCTCGATTCTACCCGACCCCACGAAATTTGAGAAATGTGTGTCGATCGCGAGTGAGCCGTATGCAGCGTTAGAAGGTGCTCATGCACTCGTGGTTTGCACCGAATGGGACGAGTTTGTTTCCCTCGACTACCAACGTATCTATGATGGTATGAACAAACCTGCTTTTGTTTTCGATGGAAGGCTGATTTTGGATCATGAGAAACTGGTCAAAATAGGATTTCAAGTTGAAGCAATAGGGAAAGTAGTAAACTAAGATATTATAAGCTAGTTAATACTTATATTAATctttctatgtacatgtacattatagttATTTAATAtagctgacataattatggtttaatGAGTTGAGAATGATGGACTTTATAATGATagacgtatatatatatatacacttgtAATTACGACTGCAGTTATATAGTATATAgttatactacatgtatatataagtgGAAAATTCATTTTCAATTTGATACAATGTTTTAATGACAATTTGCATgattgtacgtgtacatgacTTGGTGACTACAAATTAAAAAGTAACCGGTGGTTTGGCAGTTTAAATTAAAAATGATGGTGGTTTGGAGGTTTAAAAATGTTCAAGTAATGGTGGTTGTTGAAAATGTTATGGGTATAGTCTCAGTTGCAGCTGGTGGGATAGAAAAGTTTGAGGCACTCTTGCCTGAAGCCATCGAGATCTTTATCACATAGGCAATCAAACTTTTGGAATTGCTGCATAGAATAGAGAGGTAGCATGATAAATAATGAGTACATGCACTGAGACGTCTTTACTGCACCCACGCTACTATAGCAATGGTCAAGCTATGTAAATAGTTTTGTTGCTCTGTACATTCTTGCAGTGACTCTTATACATACACGCCTCAAATAGAATAGCAAGAACTTACTTTCTCCATAATAAGAACAAGAAGTGTGTCAAGGTATTCGCTCATAGCTTCATAATCGCCGGAGCTACTGATCAAGTCCCGGTAGAAGACAGCATCGCACATGATTTTAATATTCGCATCTTCTGCAGAGCAATTTTTCTGCAGAGAGGATAAGAAAATGATCAACGCAGCTacacattgattattatacgtatgtataattatgacaattcAATTTAAAGAAGAGAGAATTAGATTACTTACCGGCGCAGCATCCTGACATGTAGGTGCATCTGTAGGTATAGGTGTTGACGTAGATGCCTGTCTAGGTGCTCTAGGTATAGGTGTTGCTGATGCAAGCAGGTATGCCAGGCCCAAGATGACGGTGACATTGAGGATGAGGATTGTGTTGGAATTCATTTTCTTTTGGTAAGTAGTTTGAAGGATGAGATTTTGTTTTAGCTGTTGCTGAATTGTTGGCTTGCTGATGAGTTGATGGATTGAGCCTATAACGTCAGTGCTTATATACCAACTCTTAAACCTCATTAGTATAAGATGATTCATTTTAGCCGTTGAAGTAAATAATCGGCGGACTCTTTCCATTGCATAGCAACAATGAACATTCTAAGAAGCCTGAATGCAACAACAGACGGTAGATGGTTCCAGGTTGGCTGGTGAGTAGGTAGAACATGTTACCTGATGTCGTTAACTATGCACGACATGTATAATGGGGAAAATATGCATTTTACATTTACACATTGTATGCAGTAGAGGTCCAGCCCCTACACCAAGGTAAGCATAGCAAGCATTTCATTTCCACATGGTGAAAGGTAGCTATATAGGGATGTACTATAATTACTCATTTCCTAAACATTACCCATAACAATAACTTCCACTGGATGTTGAATGAAAATAAACAATGCATGTCACAACATTAACATGCAACGAGCCCCGTAGCGCTAGCGATCGATTAAAGATGTAAATCTTAACGAATTAGGAATTATCGTCTGAGTGGGTAGAAATAATGATTATGTCATGTGTAAACACATTTTGTTGGTATTATTACAGGGGTACGTTTAATATTGAAAACTTGGTATACCGAAAACTTACTTACTTGAAAGAGGCTAGCTAGTTGTCTGTACTGCACGGCTGTTCGCGAGACTACTGCACAGTGCAGTATACATCTTCATCATGTCATATTGATATCAGTCCGGTAAATCTACGGTTTTTTCTAGTTTAGCAGTGCAGTCTGGGTAAAGGTTGCAGCAGAATGATTTGCATTATAGAGTGAGGCACATGGTCCACAGAAGTCTCCCAGCACAGTACAGGAGGACTGATCAACCATGGCTAGCAAGTTGAGCCAGGTAGTTTACTACACTCTTAATACTCAGTCTAATAGGCCTGATTGGATTATGGTGACCTCTTTGTTCTTGCCTCCTCCTATATTTATCAGAGCATTGCTACCCATACCCGGTTGTGGTACTTGATAGACGCTCGTGGGCAAGTAGTCGGGAGGTTGGGCTCAATGGTCTCTCTACTATTGCAAGGCAAAACGAAGCCGATCTACCACCCAGCAGGTATTCATGTGAAAGCATGCTATCGAGCGCTGAGATTGTGTTTTGCTCCCCACAGTTGACATGGGTGATAATGTGGTTATTATCAATACAAGAGACATTGTGTACACTGGAAACAAGTGGAAAGATAAACTCTTCAGGCACCACACAGGGTAAGAAATCATACTTATTGACTTTATGTCGTTGACTTATCTACTGCCTCCAatcttacacacacacacacacacacgcacacgcacacctCCCTAATAAGTAGTAAGGTGTGTATGTTAGCCGATTTTTTCCTCTAGCTATCCAGGTGGGCTAAAAGAAGTGGCAGCTTGGAGGTTGCATGAGAAGGACGCAACACAAGCACTCAGGAAAGCAGTCAATGGAATGCTGCCAAAAAACAATCTTCGCAAAAAAAGAATGAGACGGCTACATCTTTTTCCTGACAGTGTAAGCATGTCAGGACTctagaatgtacagtaaacaCTCAACCACTGATTGTTTCCATTATTACAGGACCATCCATATGCCCTGAACATTTACAAGGTATTAGAAGGACCGTCAGCAGTTTACAAGAAACTGGATGAATATACAAAGGATGAAGTTCAGAACTTTCCCGAAATTGTTCGAGTTCCCCATTTATGATTCATCTACACTTATATGTatgttaattattatgtatgtattatgtatGTTAAATTTATGTACCGTAACCGCGTTTATGATGTTAAGTTCATGTACCATTCTGTATTGGTATTATATGTATGATGCAATGACTCTAATTTGTCACTCCTCATTGTTCTGGACTACTGTCTGCATGTCCTCAAGTATGTTGATTAGTTTGAGACGCTCAGCAGTGAGTTGCTCAATGTGTTGCTTGTCCTTGTCCTGCTTTGCTCTTAAAGCCTCCATTGAGTCCTTATATTCAGCCTCAAATAAGGCCCTGCATGTAAAGGGTAAATAGGTAACTTTTTTAATTAATATACAGGTTCTCACATTGTTGAGGTCCACGTTTTCTCTGTCACTCCTCCAAGTGCCTCTAGTACCGAGGGTTTATTGTGCTCAATGGTTGCTTCTTCAAGCTGCGTAGAGAGCTTGTCCAATTGTAGTTTGTTGGTAGCAACCAAGGCAGTGTGTTCATCCATCTCTCGCTCGTATTGAGCTagttgtagatctatagcGTCATCACTCTGTATCAAATTTATAAGAGTAAGATTACATAATGAATTTCGTTTACTTGAGTTTGCCATGTTGTCCGGAACATTTCTGTTAGTGTTGTCATTTGACTTTCGTATGTGTCCCTGTAGTAATTGAATCATTGTATTGAGTTTATTGAGATCCATATTTCCACTCACATGTGATTTTGTCATTCTTCATTTTCTGTGCAATTTGTGAATTGAGCTGAGCAATTTCGTCTCTTCTTTCACAGTTCAGCTGTTTAAACCTATGGTATGGTAAGTATACGACTGTAATCAGCATATATAGATATGAAGTACAATCGAATCATGTATAAAACTAATTAACAAAAATGTAGTatacattttttacatttttgCTTGTGCCTGAGTTTGGGCAACTTTGAGCTCAGCCACTTGAAGTGTCTC of the Halichondria panicea chromosome 2, odHalPani1.1, whole genome shotgun sequence genome contains:
- the LOC135331610 gene encoding UDP-glucose 6-dehydrogenase-like, giving the protein MPVKNICCIGAGYVGGPSCSVIAYKCPDIQVTVVDLSQQRIDAWNSKNLPIYEPGLLDIVKEVRGRNLHFSTDVESAILKSELIFICVNTPTKTFGQGKGKAPDLTHIESAARKIAEVAKESKIIVEKSTVPVKSAESIVKIMNHLCPQFAMSVLSNPEFLAEGTAVKDLLHPDRVLIGGDKSEAGHRAIAELSAVYEHWVPKEKVITMNTWSSELSKLAANAFLAQRISSINAISAVCEATGANVEEVASAVGQDSRIGNKFLKASVGFGGSCFQKDVLNLVYLCEVLHLPEVADYWYQVIAINDYQRKRFAGKIVERLFQTVRGKKIVILGFSYKKNTGDTRESSSIHICKHLLEENAQIVIYDPKVEHEQIKTDLTDPSILPDPTKFEKCVSIASEPYAALEGAHALVVCTEWDEFVSLDYQRIYDGMNKPAFVFDGRLILDHEKLVKIGFQVEAIGKVVN
- the LOC135331617 gene encoding large ribosomal subunit protein uL13m-like gives rise to the protein MASKLSQSIATHTRLWYLIDARGQVVGRLGSMVSLLLQGKTKPIYHPAVDMGDNVVIINTRDIVYTGNKWKDKLFRHHTGYPGGLKEVAAWRLHEKDATQALRKAVNGMLPKNNLRKKRMRRLHLFPDSDHPYALNIYKVLEGPSAVYKKLDEYTKDEVQNFPEIVRVPHL
- the LOC135331614 gene encoding cerebral cavernous malformations protein 2 homolog, with translation MNEKSKKVRAKPVNRPKSRYEPGTRMSVLLSNPDYLLEGYAEKRCQYIGVLEDIPTSTDMSNRGFLLADLDEKRNLGQLPWVLGRDNDVSIRLSAYNIKITKEDRTGTLLHRIPIHEVASISYVNDDDEHLVFLKAGDASRLCCPCYVLCCDKRGDAEEMCTILQEAFQLVYTEATMEHFSESINMGEKGRGSILVPAPLSPIRKQQIMQSESGGEYVSAEQLVQEYMERLHKLLDFKELGEFANLLKRYRDNLPVGEFLPKLRNLYGDKRKFLIPGMNPFIPEEDKEAFESYLWDNDLEPVATETRPITQPTAAAASKQSGGNKRGSGRRGHVADIDKFLHDIDSQMDKVLEGTTNF
- the LOC135331611 gene encoding KH domain-containing, RNA-binding, signal transduction-associated protein 2-like isoform X2: MRMHTHNLVVPKNHLSKMATGGGIPGLFDSQSQEPNHRAPPQPLPSTGSGSGNTLEELMAEKGSLGPNFAHSLRLLNEEITNVKSSGKNMGKGYYMRNGNSPQVERIYVPMELQKEHNMVGRLLGPKGMTLKAIQTESRTRISILGRGSIKDRKREEELRNSNEPMYEHLKDDLHIQIEAMPPFANMKLAAGVSEIDKMLIPPVPGQPDTLLARYLDPRIIEGYSNAGGGPPRMSTPGSTHRGRGRGSLMPSPGGRGRGRGGPRRGGPSFDSSRAGGRGGGRGGHGQSGGGRSMGDPYSDGRLPAGDDFGRENRERPPYREERRSADFGRAPSDGYSGDPDPYYSFADKPPPRSGQYGGRDSLGTVDYHHGSSSDWKSPRPSSRREGARHHPYSQGPSAGHY
- the LOC135331611 gene encoding KH domain-containing, RNA-binding, signal transduction-associated protein 2-like isoform X1 translates to MHTHNLVVPKNHLSKMATGGGIPGLFDSQSQEPNHRAPPQPLPSTGSGSGNTLEELMAEKGSLGPNFAHSLRLLNEEITNVKSSGKNMGKGYYMRNGNSPQVERIYVPMELQKEHNMVGRLLGPKGMTLKAIQTESRTRISILGRGSIKDRKREEELRNSNEPMYEHLKDDLHIQIEAMPPFANMKLAAGVSEIDKMLIPPVPGQPDTLLARYLDPRIIEGYSNAGGGPPRMSTPGSTHRGRGRGSLMPSPGGRGRGRGGPRRGGPSFDSSRAGGRGGGRGGHGQSGGGRSMGDPYSDGGGWREPREEASRLPAGDDFGRENRERPPYREERRSADFGRAPSDGYSGDPDPYYSFADKPPPRSGQYGGRDSLGTVDYHHGSSSDWKSPRPSSRREGARHHPYSQGPSAGHY